The Scyliorhinus canicula chromosome 21, sScyCan1.1, whole genome shotgun sequence region aggggaagtagatttagaactgagtttaggaggaacttcttcatccaaagggttgtgaatctatggaatttgttgcccagtgaagcagtagaggctccttcattaaatgtttttaagataaagatagatagtcttttgaagaaTGGTGTTCAggtcagaaagtggagctgagtccacaaaagatcagctatgatctaattgaatggcggagcaggctcgaggggccagatggcctactcctcttaaatcttatgttcttatgtaaaactTCATCCCCACCCCTGGAGTAAACAGTGCtttacagtaaacagtttatttaACTAGTGCCGGACAGTTGGGCATTGTGGTcagcacaatggcttcatagcggcagggtcccaggtttctttcccagcttgggtcacagtctgtgcggagtctgaacattctccccatgtctgtgtgggtttcgtccggatgctccggtttcatccaagATGtggaggggtaggtggattggttaaaAGGTACGGTAAGGTGGGATTACAggacagggtggatgtgtggggataggtggaggtgcaggcttaggtagggtgctctttttaagggcctttgcagactcgatgggccaaatggcctcctgcactgtaaattctgtgattatgtgaacagtttatttaaacagtgcccaacagtaaacTGCCCAACAGTAAAGAGAGTCTGTTTAAACAGGGCCCTCGAGTAAAGAGAGTATGTTTAAACAGGGTCCTAGAGTAAAGAGAGTCTGTTTAAACAGGGGCCCTAGAGTAAAGAGAGTCTGTTTAAACAGGGCCCGACAGTAAAGAGAGCCTGTTTAAACAGGGTCCTAGAGTAAAGAGAGTCTGTTTAAACAGGGCCCTAGAGTAAAGAGAGCCTGTTTAAACAGGGCCCTAAAGAGAGTCTGTTTAAACAGGGCCCTAAAGAGAGTCTGTTTAAACAGGGCCATAGAGTAAAGAGAGTCTGTTTAAACAGGGCCCTAGAGTAAAGAGTGTTTAAACAGGGCCCTAGAGTAAAGAGAGCCTGTTTAAACAGGGCCCTAGAGTAAAGAAAGCCTGTTTAAACAGGGCCCAACAGTAAAGAGAGCATGTTTAAACAGGGCCCTAGAGGAAAGAGAGCATGTTTAAACAGGGCCCTAGAGTAAAGAGAGCCTGTTTAAACAGGGCCCTAGAGTAAAGAGAGTCTGTTTAAACAGGGCCCTAGAGTAAAGAGAGCCTGTTTTAACAGGGCCCTAGAGTAAAGAGAGCCTGTTTAAACAGGGCCCTAGAGTAAAGAGAGCCTGTTTAAACAGGGCTCTAGAGTAAAGAGAACCTGTTTAAACAGGGCCCTAGAGTAAAGAGAGTCTGTTTAAACAGGGCCCTAGAGTAAAGTGAGTCCGTTTAAACAGGGCCCTAGAGTAAAGAGAGCCTGTTTAAACAGGGCCCAACAGTAAAGAGAGTCTGTTTAAACAGGGTCCGACAGTAAAGAGAGTCTGTTTAAACAGGGCCATAGAGTAAAGAGAGCCTGTTTAAACAGGGCCATAGAGTAAAGAGAGTCTGTTTAAACTGGACCCAACAGTAAAGAGAGTCTGTTTAAACAGGGCCCGACAGTAAAGAGTGTCTGTTTAAACAGGGCCCTAGAGTAAAGAGAGCCTGTTTAAACAGGGCCCTAAAGAGTGTCTGTTTAAACAGGGCCCGACAGTAAAGAGAGTCTGTTTAAACAGGGCCCTAGAGTAAAGAGAGTCTGTTTAAACAGGGCCCTAGAGTAAAGAGAGTCTGTTTAAACAGGGCCCTAAAGAGAGTCTGTTTAAACAGGGCCCTAGAGTAAAGAGTGTTTAAACAGGGCCCTAGAGTAAAGAGAGCCTGTTTAAACAGGGCCCTAGAGTAAAGAAAGCCTGTTTAAACGGGCCCAACAGTAAAGAGAGCATGTTTAAACAGGGCCCTAGAGGAAAGAGAGCATGTTTAAACAGGGCCCTAGAGTAAAGAGAGCCTGTTTAAACAGGGCCCTAGAGTAAAGAGAGTCTGTTTAAACAGGGCCCTAGAGTAAAGAGAGTCTGTTTAAACAGGGCCCTAGAGTAAAGTGAGTCCGTTTAAACAGGGCCCTAGAGTAAAGAGAGCCTGTTTAAACAGGGCCCAACAGTAAAGAGAGTCTGTTTAAACAGGGTCCGACAGTAAAGAGAGTCTGTTTAAACAGGGCCATAGAGTAAAGAGAGCCTGTTTAAACAGGGCCATAGAGTAAAGAGAGTCTGTTTAAACAGGACCCAACAGTAAAGAGAGTCTGTTTAAACAGGGCCGACAGTAAAGAGTGTCTGTTTAAACAGGGCCCTAGAGTAAAGAGAGCCTGTTTAAACAGGGCCCTAAAGAGTGTCTGTTTAAACAGGGCCCGACAGTAAAGAGAGTCTGTTTAAACAGGGCCATAGAGTAAAGAGAGTCTGTTTAAACACGGCCCTAGAGTAAAGAGAGTCTGTTTAAACAGGGCCCTAAAGAGAGTCTGTTTAAACAGGGCCCTAGAGTAAAGAGAGCCTGTTTAAACGGCCATAGAGTAAAGAGAGCCTGTTTAAACAGGGCCAtagagtaaacagtctatttaaacagtgccgtaCTGtaaagagtctatttaaacattgCCTTACACAAAACAGtctgtttaaacagtgccctactgtaaacagggtctatttaaacagtgccctacagtaaacagaatcTATTTAAACTGTGTCCGACAGTAAACagaatctatttaaacagtgtccgacaGTAAACAGAATCTATTTAAACTAGGTCCTACAGTAAAAAGGGCCTATTTAAactgtgtcctacagtaaacagtgtatttaaacagtgacctccagtaaacagtctatttacacagtaatatacagtaaaccaagtctatttaaacagtgtcctacagtaaacccaCTCCCTGGACTCTGTCGCAGCTGACGttaggaccctggtcgataccaaaGCGGGCCTCAATAACTGTCAGCGCCAGGTGCCTCGGGGCTTGTCTCCGCTCGCAACCCCGTCCCACACagaggcccaggggccatcgggcaccccgagggaggaggaggttccagtgTCTCCTGCAAGGGAGGGCCCGGAACACCgtggcacctcggactccccccgttccatccctggtgcatctggtgggtagCGGGCTgaccagggtggcaccacgccatccagcacgcctgcagagcagcctggcccgtcCAAGCTGGGCCACCCCAGGGAAGGAGCACCAACAGGGAGCCAGGTCGCAGGCAGGAGTCCCAGCAGACCGCCTCCACTCCTACTGTACCTTCTGCAcagagacgtagtggtagggcgtaaggccaggaagttagaaaCTTAGtaaattggcacgggtgcagggcacgtGTATGTAACCCTtctaattaaactcactgttacaccaatgcaagctgcctctgtgctctgtcctaTGCCTGCGGGGTCGGTTGGGGGACTGAGTGCCACTGTGGTCAAGGGCCGATGGAATGCATATGGTCGTGTGGGAGCTGAGGGTGGTGGGTAGTGTGGGAGTTGAGGGTGCGGGGTGGTGAGTGGTGTGGTATAATGGTGCCAGTGCCTCTGCTCAGCGAGCCCCCTATGCCTCTAATTGTTGATCAACGCCTCGCGTGCCCGCTGGCCAGCCGGTGGCGACGTGCAGCCTCGCGTCCAGCCCTCATATCACGTTGATTGCCcccatgctccccatctggagaggCGGCCCCTTCCTCGGGctcgccctctgcctcctcctccagcacatcgcccatcTGCTGGGCTATAATGCGacggacgcagcagaccacgacgatgcggccgaccctctccgactggtactggagggcccctccagagcagtccaggcacctgaagcgcatcttcagcagcccaatgcACCTCTCCAccgcacccctggttgctgcattggcCTCATTGTAGTGGGACTCCGCGTTGGTTTGTGGCCACCGTATAGGCGTCATAAGCCACGACCGTTACGGGTAAtccttgtcgcccagcaaccagccccctcAGTCGGgagggggacgtccctcaaacctGACGGGAAAGAACAATTGTGCCAGGATAAAcacgtcatgtacactgcccaggTACCGGGTGCAaacgtgcaggatcttcatcaggtggtcacagaccacctgaatgttcgtGAAGTGGGTACCCTTCCTGTTCCTCAACTCCGCTGGTGGCCGCTTGGCGACGTACAGGGTGTACGTCAACGGGGTGTTGATCGtcccctggaccatgggtatcctggccacagtagcgaatcccgctgcccgggaatcctggtgggcacggtccacagggaactggatgcacCGGTCCGTGATGTCATACAGGGTGTCAGTCACTGCACAGATGCATCGGTGCACCGATGCTTGGGagattggccggggcattgagtataaaaattggcaagtcatgttgcagctgtatagaaccttaattaggccacacttggagtatagtgttcagttctggtcgccacacgcaGAGAGAGGAAAGTGGAGTCAAGGCCACAATTAGCCCTGATCTGGTCAAATTGCAGAACAGGCTAGATCGGCCGAATGACTTATGTGTCCTTAATCCTATATATAGTCTTTAATGTCACAACATATCCACAGGCCCCATACGTACAGGGCTGTATCATTGCGGGGAGACTTGTGAACTCCATTGCTCTGTGCCAGTAGCCAGAGAGTAGGCATTTCCCATCGCATCGAAAATCGCACCACTAGGAGGCAATGCACCCCTTGCATCTTTGCACAGCATGCTTGTCCCATTTTCTGTTGAGTATTGTAATTTTCTGTGTGAATCCTCCCCATTAGTGTTTCCTGTGTCAACAGTCACAGTGTAGCTGCGGGTCACAGCCACCAGGTGGCTGCGCAGAGTGAATTTTGGGATCCCATTGCCCTCTTGCGAATGACTTTTCCAAACAGCGAGTAAGGACTCTCGGGGGTGGTCGTGTGAGATGTGCAGGTCCGCCTGATTCCCTTCTCTCCCGTTACAGGTACATTGAACCACTGAAGACCCTTGTGGGAGGGACAGTGGTCACTCTCCTCTTCCTGGGTTTCGTGTGGTCGGCAGAAAACAAGGCGGTGATCCGAAGGCTGCGCAGGAACCACCCAACTCCCTGTCTCGTGGTTGTACTGGCAGCCAGCTACTGCCTGCTTTCTCTGGTTGGGGGCGTTGCTGTCTTCCTCTTTGGGATCACCTTTCCCGTGCTTTGTAAGTGTCCACCTTGCTGCCAATTTGAAGACTTTCCTGGAATCCCTCCCCAACTTGCACTCCATCCTTCTCCAGCCAGCTTGCTCAGCGCCGCCAGTATGTCTTCATATCTTTCTGTTTttatcctctcactctctccctacccttccctcactatctccctctctctcccttcacccTCACCTCGTGTCACATTACTCTCTCTGCCCTGCTGTCGAGTCTCTTTCAGTCCATCTCAGATATTctgtccctcctcccacccctcattTGGCAATTCCTCACATTGAGGATCCTGTCTCCCTGCTTGGGGAAGTCCACCATCTAATGGTGTTCATAGAAACATCaaaagaagcaggaggaggccatttggcctttcgagcctgcttcgccattcatggctgatcatccaactgagTAACCTGTTCCCTCCTTctgcccatatcctttgattccttcgccccaagtgatatatctaactgcttcttgaaaacatacagtgtTTTgccctcaattactttctgtgataatgaattccactggtcggccactctctgagtgaagacatttctcctcatctcaatcctaagtggtctaccctgtatcctcaatcTGTAACCTCTGTTTCTGTACACCCCCACCATTGAGAACTTCCTTCCTGCATCTGTGCTGTCTAGTCTCTCCccattactctctctctctctctctctctttctccattcCTCTATCTATTGCTTTTCTCCATTCCTCTATCTATTGCTCACTCTTACTCTATTCCTACCTCTCTCTTCATTTCTACCTCTCTCTTCATTTCTACGTCTCGCTCCCCTTTCCTCTTTTCCTCgccccatttctctctctctttccctccccattcctctctctccattcatcccactccctcgctcccccttattcctctccctctctctcctgaccttgcctctctctctcccctccccattccttcctGTCACTCTCTCCCATTTCTTCTTCCCATTCCTTTctttcccttccctctccccgttCCTCTCCTCTTCTTCtgctctgtcctctcccccatcGTCTCAGCTTTTCCATCTCACCTCCttgttcctccctccctcttccccgcgGTACTTTTCTCCGTTGTCTCTCACCATGTTTCTCTCCATGTTTCCCTGGGTGTCAttccctgtctgtctgtgtgtgtgtgtgtcagtgaatgtgtctgcctctgtgtctgtgtgtctgcctgtgtctgtgtgtctgcctgtgagtgtgtgtgtgtgcatgtctgcctgtgagtgtgtgtgtgtgtgactgcctgtgtgtgtgcgtgtctgcccgtgtatgtttgtgtgtgtgactgcctgtgagtgtgtgcgtgtctgcccatgtatgtttgtgtgtgtgtgactgcctttgtgtgtgcgtgtctgctcgtgtatgtttgtgtgtgtgactgcctgtgagtgtgtgtttgtgtgcgtgactgcctgtgagtgtgtgtgtgtgcgtgtctgcccatgtatgtttgtgtgtgtgactgcctgtgtgtgtgcgtgtctgcccgtgtgtgtttgtgtgtgtgtgactgcctgtgtgtgtgtgtgcgtgtctgcccgtgtatgtttgtgtgtgtgactgcctgtgagtgtgtgtgtgtgcgtgtctgcccgtgtatgtttgtgtgtgtgtgactgcctgtgtgtgtctgcccgTGTGTGAGACTGCCTGTGTTTATGTGTGTCTACGCCTGTGCATGTCAACCTGtgtgtgcctgcctgtgtgtTATTGcttgtctgttgtgtgtgtgtgtgtgtgtgtgtgtgtgcgagtgcatgTCTCTGTCTGGGTGTGGCTCTTTGCatctgtctgtctgggtgtgtggctgggtgttGCTCTGCCTGTGGGTCTCTGTATTTCTGCACTATCCATATCTGGGCTCTCCTCAATACTGCCCCATTTCATTCCTTATCCAGTGATTATAATCCATGCGTCTCTGCGCTTACGGAACCTCAAGAACAAGATTGAGAACAAGATTGAGAGCATTGGATTGAAGAGGACACCGATGGGCATCCTGTTGGAGGCTCTGGGTCAGGAGCAAGAGGCTGGATCCTAAacaggagaaggtgcagagaggGAAAAGGGAAGAGATCTGCGTATCGTTATACTGCTTCATCATGGGCCCACTGCAAATGATCCAGTGTTCTTCACATTCCCTGTTCCTCACATTCACTTCATTCATTCATACACACGTGGttccaaggaggaggaaagggTCAATGTGGATTCACTGGATCCATCTCCAGTCACCAGTATCTGTATTTGTCTCTATCAGGATCCTGCATCTTCGTTCTAGGATCAGCATGCATGGCTGATGTATCTAACCTTGGCTGCCCTCAGTctatattctgtatctaaccccgtactttACCTGCCCTgcgagtgtttaatggggacagtgcagagggagctttactctgtatctaaccccgtgctgtacctgtcctgagagtgttgaTGGAAACAgggtagggggagctttactctgtatctaaccccgtgctctacctgtacTGGGAGTATTTACTGGAGTGTGGAGGAAGCGTTACTCTATCCCACCCTGTGCTGAACCtatccagggagtgtttgatggggaatcTTCAATGCAGTGAATCTGGCTGGTCGCATCCACAGTGAAGGGTTCCCGTCCAGACACCGGTAAAACACAACAGAAGTGAAGCACTGCGTGTGTCAGACACAGCCCATGGCGCAAAGAACCaggtgtagacggagctttactctgtatctaaccccgtactgtacctgtcctgggagtgtttgatggggacagtgtagagggagctttactctgtatctaacccccgtactgtacctgtcctgggagtgtttgatggggacagtgtagagggagctttactctgtatctaaccccgtgctgtccctgtcctgggagtgtttgatggagacagcgtGGAGGgcgatttactctgtatctaaccccgtgctgtacctatcctgggagtgtttgatgaggacagtgtactCTGTACCTAACTCCTTCCTGTCGAATGGTAGTAAAGCGAGGAATTAATATCCGTCTCCACAAAATGACTTATTCAAAGCATTTAGTGTTTCTTGTATCTGTCGAATGATTGAGACTCTTAATATTTACGTTGTTTATTTCTGTTCAATCAGGAAGTGTTTAAGGTTTGCAGGCAATCTCTGTGAGTCTCTGTCAATCTTATCCCAGGCAGCGCTTGTCTCTTGCTCTGTATCCGTATGTgtgatatatatattttatatatataggCATTATATTAAACAATCATTCCGTCAATTGTAAGTATAATAGTATGTACAGTTCAGTAAAGGATTTTTTTATTCAGACACATTCTTCTGAGCAACTCATTTGCAATATTTAAGCTTCAAGTAATGAACATGGTGTCTCCTGCCAATGTACAGACAACACCAACATACGACTGTGCATGTGACCTCCTTCAGTATTTGCATATCTTGTACCAAGGCACTTAAAGCCTTGTGTACCATTGCCACACATGCATAGAAaacagtcatagaatccctacagtgcagaaggccattcggcccatcgagtttgcacggaccctctgaaagaacactccacccgAGCCCACTTACCAACCCTAACcctataaccccttaacctaacctaaccGACACAACTTTAGATACGAAAGGACaatgtaacatggccaatccacctaacctgcacaactttagaacgtgggaagaaactggagcacccggaggaaacatagacagacacgggaagaatgtgcaaatgccagacAGTCActccaggccggaattgaacctgggtctccgaTGCTGTGATGCAATAGTGCCACCCAGAGGGCCAGGGTAATGGATTGGGGACCCAGTTTCGAACCTCACTATAGCAGACGGCGGACTTTATGTTcaataataaatctggaattaaaagcctaatgatgaccaagaAGCCATTGTCTATTGTCGTATtaatccatctgattcactgatgaTGTTTCGGGGTGGAAATCTGCTGTCGTTACCCGCTCTGGCCTGCATGTAACTCCACACAGCAATGCCTCAGAACAAAGAGCAGGAGCAGGCAATTCAGCcgctcgagcctactccgccattcaataccatcatggctgacctctcggcctcaactccactttcctgcctgttctccataacccttgaacccattactaattaaaaatctgtccatctcctccttaaatcaGTGACCCGACACACTGGTtaatgaccctttgagagaagtaatccggatccttctcccgtttcatgatcaatgaaattgaggcctgcgactttgttcgggggggggggggggggggtggacttccttctctcttgcttcattaaatgccctcaccagcagtgggctcaatatctccgaAAACTTGtaatagaattccactgggtagccgcgCGGCCCCAGGGCCCTGCCAGATTGCATGCCCTCCAACCCCACAATTATTTCTTCAATTTCAGTTggagctcccagcccttccaccagaccctcatccaccctcgggaacctcaactgacccaagaactgcctcatcccctccagcccagccgggggttccaactcatataatttgctgtaaaagtccttcacccccgctgggtccaggaccgtgatcccacctctactctcactatctccctggccgtctccctttttctgagctggtgcgctaacattctgcttgccttttccccatactcctagatcgcccccttgccttcctcagctgttccacctgtaacctccgcagCTCCTTCAGTAGCCCCGCATCCAGGgcttccgagtatctcctgtccacctggagtatctccccaaCGAGCCTGCCCCTCTCAGCTTGTTCCAcgttttctctgtgggcccgtatcgagattaattcccctctgaccactgccttcaaagcttcccagaccgttgctgcagagacctcataagaactaggagcaggagtaggccatctggcccctcgaacctgctccgccattcaatgagatcatagctgatcttttgtggactcagctccactttccggcccgaacaccataacccttaatccctttatacttccaaaaactatctatctatctgaaaaacatttaatgaaggagcctcaactgcttcactgggcaaggaattccatagattcacaaccctttgggtgaagaagttcctcctaaactcagtcctaaatatactcccccttattttgaggctctgccccctagttctgctgtcacccgccagtggaaacaacctgcccgcatctatcctatccccatcataattttatatgtttctataagaaccccctgcatccttctaaattccaacgagtacagtcccagtctgctcaacctctcctcgtaatccaaacccttcagctctgggattaacctagtgaacctcccctgcacaccctccagcgccagtacatcctttctcaggtgtggcctcactaacaccttatccaattgcagcataacctccctaatcttaaaatccatccctcaagcaatgaaggacaaaacttcatttgccttcttaatcacctgttgcacctgtaaaccaactttctgtgactcatgcactagcacacccaggtctgtctgcacagcagcatgttttaatattttatcatttaaataataatcctgtttgctgttaggATGGGAGGGGTTGGGAAGATGACAGTGACCAGGATGGGgaagtgatgggggtgagggggagggtggaggctcggatgtggaggggaaagggagaggaTGTGGGAGTGGATTTGGAGGGGTTGGGAGCTAAGATGGGGACAGCATAGAGGGAGGATGGGGACTAGGACGGGGAGAGgatttggaggggatgggggttaaGATAaggacaggatgggggaggggatcagTGAGAGATTGGGGGAGGCGATGGAGGCTACGATAGGGagtggatggggtggagctgaggGAAGATGGGGGAGGATGAGAGAGGATGGGAAGGAGATGGAGGCTAGGGTGGCGGGAGGATGGGAGCTAAGATGGGGAGAGGATGGGAAGGGCTTGGGGGCTAGGATGGGGGAGAGAATTTGGAGCTAGGATTGGGGAGGGATAGAGGCTTGGGCGAGGAGAGgttgggaagacagtggaacagcaatggcaggaggtttggggggattattcgggaggcacaacagaaattcatcacaAGGAGGAGAGCgtacagaccccgcacagactgtgacccagcgggggatccaacctgggaccctggcggtgtgaagccacagtgctatcctcttgtgctaccgtgctgcccataaaggtactggcatggatagaggattggctgactggcagaaaagagagagtggggataaaaggatccttttcaggatggcagccggtgactagtagtGCTCCGCGTTGGGACCACAGCCATTCACgatatacatgaatgatctggaagaaggaactgagggcattgttgctaagtttgcagatgatacaaagatgtgtagaggGATAGTTTGTGCAGAGGAAGCAGAGAGACTGctgaaggacttggacagactaggagagtagtcaaagaagtggcagatggaatgcaatgtaaaGAAGTGTGAGGatgtgcactttggtaggaagaatagaggcaaagactattttctgaatggaaaaaggcctcagaaatcagaagcataaagggtCTTAGGAGTCCTATTTCAGGCTTCTCTTAAGGTGAACatacaggttcagttggcagttaggaaggcaaatgcattcatgttgagagggcatgcaagaaatgaaatgaaaatgaaatgaaaatcgcttattgtcacgagtaggattcaatgaagttactgtggaaagcccctagtgctgctggcctgcttggtctgctttaaaagccagtgatttagcctggtgagctaaaccagctaaacaagAGAGGGCATACAGGAGCAGGagtgttgaggctgtataaggctctggtcggagaaactagaacccaagggcattgtctcagactaaagggacgatcctttaaaacagagttgaggagggatTTATTCagtcagagtgtggtgaatctgt contains the following coding sequences:
- the praf2 gene encoding PRA1 family protein 2 is translated as MAPNAEVQLPPLRTLDDFVCSSARFSLPDLKDPLRWNNRVINNLLYYQTNYLVMLAAILLLVGYIEPLKTLVGGTVVTLLFLGFVWSAENKAVIRRLRRNHPTPCLVVVLAASYCLLSLVGGVAVFLFGITFPVLLIIIHASLRLRNLKNKIENKIESIGLKRTPMGILLEALGQEQEAGS